A DNA window from Euwallacea fornicatus isolate EFF26 chromosome 17, ASM4011564v1, whole genome shotgun sequence contains the following coding sequences:
- the LOC136344591 gene encoding cysteine-rich motor neuron 1 protein-like isoform X1, producing the protein MRTLTIWVFLHLGFNKLVQAAPSMEACPPDSKLIDDACTCNPDSCFKPPCLSTLELVLNGTNEPGNCCPLYSCIGCKNETLIEGLCPCAPGATLNNKGVCECVDKERHLVDGECKCNPQQCELPEICDRKSVPTMVEDGCCRKTRCVPCPQDSESTNLETDELEDHCVCLPCINDCGLNKTVDIKKKGTGFPGNCCDLYECKPKVEEMDCVVGDIIYKNGDDWSTDYKQQCMCKNGFSLCHSKVEEPPLQNCWDEAVMYRHNDTWLKDRGCTTCTCLNGELKCISHYCDFKESQIKNNGTVSCTKNNILYNHLESWTEVDECSECLCENGEITCTSRPCEEPKESSNVGECQTLFNCTKQCANGLRINKKGCEICKCNPSKVSPELLTKYNITLGELLNILEDYSKSRTSTSASDESSNLEGSTSTTTEKITLMPTVVIIRRNGNDQKTAIRETMITPAFLPKDDSPFWIIITVVAISIVIIFCVGLGVYFYRNKRKYSVTPSRGNYHSVLNTTSDNNNTIKKNSIKFENE; encoded by the exons TTCAGGCAGCGCCCTCAATGGAAGCCTGTCCTCCCGACAGCAAACTCATCGACGATGCTTGTACCTGCAACCCCGACTCTTGTTTTAAACCTCCCTGCCTTAGCACCCTGGAGCTGGTCCTCAATGGTACGAATGAACCAGGCAATTGCTGCCCTCTTTACTCCTGTATcg GATGCAAGAACGAGACCCTCATCGAGGGGTTGTGCCCTTGCGCCCCTGGAGCCACCCTCAACAACAAGGGGGTGTGCGAATGTGTGGATAAAGAAAGACACTTGGTTGATGGGGAATGCAAGTGCAATCCACAACAGTGCGAACTACCAGAAATTTGTGATAGGAAGTCCGTTCCTACAATGGTTGAAGATGGATGTTGCAGGAAGACtcg ATGCGTCCCGTGTCCCCAAGACAGCGAATCCACAAATCTGGAAACAGATGAGTTGGAAGACCACTGCGTCTGCCTACCTTGTATAAACGATTGTGGCTTAAACAAGACTGTAGACATTAAGAAAAAGGGTACTGGGTTTCCTGGAAATTGTTGCGACCTTTATGAATGTAAACCGAAAGTGGAGGAAATGGACTGCGTGGTGGGCGACATCATTTACAAGAACGGAGATGATTGGTCTACAGACTACAAGCAGCAGTGCATGTGCAAGAACGGGTTTTCCCTGTGCCACAGCAAAGTGGAAGAG CCTCCCCTGCAGAACTGTTGGGACGAGGCTGTGATGTACAGACACAACGACACTTGGCTCAAAGATCGTGGTTGTACAACATGTACATGTTTGAATGGGGAGCTGAAGTGTATTAGCCACTACTGCGACTTCAAGGAGAGTCAAATCAAGAATAATGGCACCGTCTCTTGTACAAAGAACAATATATTGTACAATCACCTGGAAAGTTGGACTGAGGTTGATGAGTGCTCCGAGTGCCTTTGCGAAAATG GAGAAATAACGTGCACATCCAGGCCCTGTGAAGAACCTAAGGAGTCTTCAAACGTAGGTGAGTGCCAGACGCTGTTCAACTGCACCAAGCAGTGTGCTAACGGCTtgagaattaataaaaagggCTGCGAAATATGTAAATGTAATCCATCAAAAGTCAGTCCGGAATTGCTCACCAAATATAACATCACATTGGGCGAATTGCTTAACATACTAGAGGATTACAGTAAAAGTAGGACAAGCACTAGTGCTAGTGACGAAAGTAGTAACTTAGAGGGTAGTACTTCGACCACCACTGAGAAGATCACCCTTATGCCCACTGTGGTGATCATTAGGCGCAATGGAAATGACCAGAAGACTGCCATTCGGGAAACCATGATCACCCCAGCGTTCTTACCCAAGGATG ATTCCCCCTTCTGGATCATTATCACAGTCGTAGCCATTTCAATAGTAATAATCTTCTGTGTCGGCCTTGGAGTCTACTTTTACAGAAATAAAAGGAAGTACAGCGTCACCCCCTCAAGGGGCAACTACCACTCAGTATTAAACACAACCTCTGACAACAACAACACGATAAAGAAGAATTCGATCAAATTCGAGAACGAATAA
- the LOC136344591 gene encoding cysteine-rich motor neuron 1 protein-like isoform X2, translating to MCFLFQVSCNQKSTKRFVQAAPSMEACPPDSKLIDDACTCNPDSCFKPPCLSTLELVLNGTNEPGNCCPLYSCIGCKNETLIEGLCPCAPGATLNNKGVCECVDKERHLVDGECKCNPQQCELPEICDRKSVPTMVEDGCCRKTRCVPCPQDSESTNLETDELEDHCVCLPCINDCGLNKTVDIKKKGTGFPGNCCDLYECKPKVEEMDCVVGDIIYKNGDDWSTDYKQQCMCKNGFSLCHSKVEEPPLQNCWDEAVMYRHNDTWLKDRGCTTCTCLNGELKCISHYCDFKESQIKNNGTVSCTKNNILYNHLESWTEVDECSECLCENGEITCTSRPCEEPKESSNVGECQTLFNCTKQCANGLRINKKGCEICKCNPSKVSPELLTKYNITLGELLNILEDYSKSRTSTSASDESSNLEGSTSTTTEKITLMPTVVIIRRNGNDQKTAIRETMITPAFLPKDDSPFWIIITVVAISIVIIFCVGLGVYFYRNKRKYSVTPSRGNYHSVLNTTSDNNNTIKKNSIKFENE from the exons TTCAGGCAGCGCCCTCAATGGAAGCCTGTCCTCCCGACAGCAAACTCATCGACGATGCTTGTACCTGCAACCCCGACTCTTGTTTTAAACCTCCCTGCCTTAGCACCCTGGAGCTGGTCCTCAATGGTACGAATGAACCAGGCAATTGCTGCCCTCTTTACTCCTGTATcg GATGCAAGAACGAGACCCTCATCGAGGGGTTGTGCCCTTGCGCCCCTGGAGCCACCCTCAACAACAAGGGGGTGTGCGAATGTGTGGATAAAGAAAGACACTTGGTTGATGGGGAATGCAAGTGCAATCCACAACAGTGCGAACTACCAGAAATTTGTGATAGGAAGTCCGTTCCTACAATGGTTGAAGATGGATGTTGCAGGAAGACtcg ATGCGTCCCGTGTCCCCAAGACAGCGAATCCACAAATCTGGAAACAGATGAGTTGGAAGACCACTGCGTCTGCCTACCTTGTATAAACGATTGTGGCTTAAACAAGACTGTAGACATTAAGAAAAAGGGTACTGGGTTTCCTGGAAATTGTTGCGACCTTTATGAATGTAAACCGAAAGTGGAGGAAATGGACTGCGTGGTGGGCGACATCATTTACAAGAACGGAGATGATTGGTCTACAGACTACAAGCAGCAGTGCATGTGCAAGAACGGGTTTTCCCTGTGCCACAGCAAAGTGGAAGAG CCTCCCCTGCAGAACTGTTGGGACGAGGCTGTGATGTACAGACACAACGACACTTGGCTCAAAGATCGTGGTTGTACAACATGTACATGTTTGAATGGGGAGCTGAAGTGTATTAGCCACTACTGCGACTTCAAGGAGAGTCAAATCAAGAATAATGGCACCGTCTCTTGTACAAAGAACAATATATTGTACAATCACCTGGAAAGTTGGACTGAGGTTGATGAGTGCTCCGAGTGCCTTTGCGAAAATG GAGAAATAACGTGCACATCCAGGCCCTGTGAAGAACCTAAGGAGTCTTCAAACGTAGGTGAGTGCCAGACGCTGTTCAACTGCACCAAGCAGTGTGCTAACGGCTtgagaattaataaaaagggCTGCGAAATATGTAAATGTAATCCATCAAAAGTCAGTCCGGAATTGCTCACCAAATATAACATCACATTGGGCGAATTGCTTAACATACTAGAGGATTACAGTAAAAGTAGGACAAGCACTAGTGCTAGTGACGAAAGTAGTAACTTAGAGGGTAGTACTTCGACCACCACTGAGAAGATCACCCTTATGCCCACTGTGGTGATCATTAGGCGCAATGGAAATGACCAGAAGACTGCCATTCGGGAAACCATGATCACCCCAGCGTTCTTACCCAAGGATG ATTCCCCCTTCTGGATCATTATCACAGTCGTAGCCATTTCAATAGTAATAATCTTCTGTGTCGGCCTTGGAGTCTACTTTTACAGAAATAAAAGGAAGTACAGCGTCACCCCCTCAAGGGGCAACTACCACTCAGTATTAAACACAACCTCTGACAACAACAACACGATAAAGAAGAATTCGATCAAATTCGAGAACGAATAA
- the LOC136344591 gene encoding cysteine-rich motor neuron 1 protein-like isoform X4: MRTLTIWVFLHLGFNKLVQAAPSMEACPPDSKLIDDACTCNPDSCFKPPCLSTLELVLNGTNEPGNCCPLYSCIGCKNETLIEGLCPCAPGATLNNKGVCECVDKERHLVDGECKCNPQQCELPEICDRKSVPTMVEDGCCRKTRCVPCPQDSESTNLETDELEDHCVCLPCINDCGLNKTVDIKKKGTGFPGNCCDLYECKPKVEEMDCVVGDIIYKNGDDWSTDYKQQCMCKNGFSLCHSKVEEPPLQNCWDEAVMYRHNDTWLKDRGCTTCTCLNGELKCISHYCDFKESQIKNNGTVSCTKNNILYNHLESWTEVDECSECLCENGEITCTSRPCEEPKESSNVDSPFWIIITVVAISIVIIFCVGLGVYFYRNKRKYSVTPSRGNYHSVLNTTSDNNNTIKKNSIKFENE, from the exons TTCAGGCAGCGCCCTCAATGGAAGCCTGTCCTCCCGACAGCAAACTCATCGACGATGCTTGTACCTGCAACCCCGACTCTTGTTTTAAACCTCCCTGCCTTAGCACCCTGGAGCTGGTCCTCAATGGTACGAATGAACCAGGCAATTGCTGCCCTCTTTACTCCTGTATcg GATGCAAGAACGAGACCCTCATCGAGGGGTTGTGCCCTTGCGCCCCTGGAGCCACCCTCAACAACAAGGGGGTGTGCGAATGTGTGGATAAAGAAAGACACTTGGTTGATGGGGAATGCAAGTGCAATCCACAACAGTGCGAACTACCAGAAATTTGTGATAGGAAGTCCGTTCCTACAATGGTTGAAGATGGATGTTGCAGGAAGACtcg ATGCGTCCCGTGTCCCCAAGACAGCGAATCCACAAATCTGGAAACAGATGAGTTGGAAGACCACTGCGTCTGCCTACCTTGTATAAACGATTGTGGCTTAAACAAGACTGTAGACATTAAGAAAAAGGGTACTGGGTTTCCTGGAAATTGTTGCGACCTTTATGAATGTAAACCGAAAGTGGAGGAAATGGACTGCGTGGTGGGCGACATCATTTACAAGAACGGAGATGATTGGTCTACAGACTACAAGCAGCAGTGCATGTGCAAGAACGGGTTTTCCCTGTGCCACAGCAAAGTGGAAGAG CCTCCCCTGCAGAACTGTTGGGACGAGGCTGTGATGTACAGACACAACGACACTTGGCTCAAAGATCGTGGTTGTACAACATGTACATGTTTGAATGGGGAGCTGAAGTGTATTAGCCACTACTGCGACTTCAAGGAGAGTCAAATCAAGAATAATGGCACCGTCTCTTGTACAAAGAACAATATATTGTACAATCACCTGGAAAGTTGGACTGAGGTTGATGAGTGCTCCGAGTGCCTTTGCGAAAATG GAGAAATAACGTGCACATCCAGGCCCTGTGAAGAACCTAAGGAGTCTTCAAACGTAG ATTCCCCCTTCTGGATCATTATCACAGTCGTAGCCATTTCAATAGTAATAATCTTCTGTGTCGGCCTTGGAGTCTACTTTTACAGAAATAAAAGGAAGTACAGCGTCACCCCCTCAAGGGGCAACTACCACTCAGTATTAAACACAACCTCTGACAACAACAACACGATAAAGAAGAATTCGATCAAATTCGAGAACGAATAA
- the LOC136344591 gene encoding cysteine-rich motor neuron 1 protein-like isoform X3 translates to MVSCNQKSTKRFVQAAPSMEACPPDSKLIDDACTCNPDSCFKPPCLSTLELVLNGTNEPGNCCPLYSCIGCKNETLIEGLCPCAPGATLNNKGVCECVDKERHLVDGECKCNPQQCELPEICDRKSVPTMVEDGCCRKTRCVPCPQDSESTNLETDELEDHCVCLPCINDCGLNKTVDIKKKGTGFPGNCCDLYECKPKVEEMDCVVGDIIYKNGDDWSTDYKQQCMCKNGFSLCHSKVEEPPLQNCWDEAVMYRHNDTWLKDRGCTTCTCLNGELKCISHYCDFKESQIKNNGTVSCTKNNILYNHLESWTEVDECSECLCENGEITCTSRPCEEPKESSNVGECQTLFNCTKQCANGLRINKKGCEICKCNPSKVSPELLTKYNITLGELLNILEDYSKSRTSTSASDESSNLEGSTSTTTEKITLMPTVVIIRRNGNDQKTAIRETMITPAFLPKDDSPFWIIITVVAISIVIIFCVGLGVYFYRNKRKYSVTPSRGNYHSVLNTTSDNNNTIKKNSIKFENE, encoded by the exons TTCAGGCAGCGCCCTCAATGGAAGCCTGTCCTCCCGACAGCAAACTCATCGACGATGCTTGTACCTGCAACCCCGACTCTTGTTTTAAACCTCCCTGCCTTAGCACCCTGGAGCTGGTCCTCAATGGTACGAATGAACCAGGCAATTGCTGCCCTCTTTACTCCTGTATcg GATGCAAGAACGAGACCCTCATCGAGGGGTTGTGCCCTTGCGCCCCTGGAGCCACCCTCAACAACAAGGGGGTGTGCGAATGTGTGGATAAAGAAAGACACTTGGTTGATGGGGAATGCAAGTGCAATCCACAACAGTGCGAACTACCAGAAATTTGTGATAGGAAGTCCGTTCCTACAATGGTTGAAGATGGATGTTGCAGGAAGACtcg ATGCGTCCCGTGTCCCCAAGACAGCGAATCCACAAATCTGGAAACAGATGAGTTGGAAGACCACTGCGTCTGCCTACCTTGTATAAACGATTGTGGCTTAAACAAGACTGTAGACATTAAGAAAAAGGGTACTGGGTTTCCTGGAAATTGTTGCGACCTTTATGAATGTAAACCGAAAGTGGAGGAAATGGACTGCGTGGTGGGCGACATCATTTACAAGAACGGAGATGATTGGTCTACAGACTACAAGCAGCAGTGCATGTGCAAGAACGGGTTTTCCCTGTGCCACAGCAAAGTGGAAGAG CCTCCCCTGCAGAACTGTTGGGACGAGGCTGTGATGTACAGACACAACGACACTTGGCTCAAAGATCGTGGTTGTACAACATGTACATGTTTGAATGGGGAGCTGAAGTGTATTAGCCACTACTGCGACTTCAAGGAGAGTCAAATCAAGAATAATGGCACCGTCTCTTGTACAAAGAACAATATATTGTACAATCACCTGGAAAGTTGGACTGAGGTTGATGAGTGCTCCGAGTGCCTTTGCGAAAATG GAGAAATAACGTGCACATCCAGGCCCTGTGAAGAACCTAAGGAGTCTTCAAACGTAGGTGAGTGCCAGACGCTGTTCAACTGCACCAAGCAGTGTGCTAACGGCTtgagaattaataaaaagggCTGCGAAATATGTAAATGTAATCCATCAAAAGTCAGTCCGGAATTGCTCACCAAATATAACATCACATTGGGCGAATTGCTTAACATACTAGAGGATTACAGTAAAAGTAGGACAAGCACTAGTGCTAGTGACGAAAGTAGTAACTTAGAGGGTAGTACTTCGACCACCACTGAGAAGATCACCCTTATGCCCACTGTGGTGATCATTAGGCGCAATGGAAATGACCAGAAGACTGCCATTCGGGAAACCATGATCACCCCAGCGTTCTTACCCAAGGATG ATTCCCCCTTCTGGATCATTATCACAGTCGTAGCCATTTCAATAGTAATAATCTTCTGTGTCGGCCTTGGAGTCTACTTTTACAGAAATAAAAGGAAGTACAGCGTCACCCCCTCAAGGGGCAACTACCACTCAGTATTAAACACAACCTCTGACAACAACAACACGATAAAGAAGAATTCGATCAAATTCGAGAACGAATAA